The DNA segment GTTTATTTTTGTGGTCCGCAAGGGTTTGCCAACGCCCTGAACAGCCAACTGGCATGGCTGCACCTGCCCGCAGACCAATTTCACAGCGAATACTTTGCTTTTCGCTGATTCAGCTTCCTCGATACGTCGAATAAGAATAGGGGCTGATCAGCAGCGGAAGATGATAGTGATCCTGATCGCCGGCAATCAGCACGTCGATGATCGCCGAGCAGTACAGCGTCTCACGGCCGGTTGCGGCGAAGTACGCGCCGATATCCGCACACAAGCGGTAGTGGCCTGACGGCACTGCGTCCGGCGTTAATTTTGCCGCGCGGCCATCGGCGTCGGTCTGCGTTTCACTGATTCGGGTGATGTTCTGCCCGTCAATTTTTTCCAGCCAGATACGTACACTGGCGGCGGGCTGACCGAGGGATGTATCGAGAATATGCGTGGTAATTTTAGTCATGGCTGAAAATCTCCTTTAAGCGCAGCAGGGTAATCTCTTTGAGTTGCTGTGCAGTTTCCTGACTTTCGGTTTCCGGCGAATTCTGTAACCGCCGTTGCAGATTCTCAAGGATCTCTTCTGAACGACGGCCTTTGGCACGGATCAAAAACACCCGGCCAAAGCGCTGCTCGTAGCGCTGATTACCCTCGTGCAACGCATCAATAATGTCCTGATGGCTGATGTTCAACGTCGCCTGTTCGCCGCGCGACAGTTGTGCTTCTTTACTGCTGCCACCAGCCCGCTCGCCGATGCGCGGATGTGCGGACAGCGCCTGTGTGATATCTGCCGCCTGCCAGTGCTGACAGGCGGCGTCGGCGCACTGCATAAGCCGGTCGGTTGAGGAATAAGGTCGCGCGTCGCTGACCTGTTTCGCCCAGGCGGGAATATTCACCAGCGGACGCAGCAGTGCGACGGCCTCGAATTCGGACAGCGCATTAAACTCTTCGAGCGTCATAAATGCCCATCCCCGAAACTCAGCACCGTATTGATGTAGGCCTGCACTGCAAACGCTACGTCACCGGTCGTGACCGATTCGTCCGGATGATGGCTGATGCCGTCTTTGCAACGCACGAACAACATACCCACCGGCCAGCATTCGGCGATAGCAATGGCGTCGTGCCCCGCCCCGCTCGGCAAGGACATCGCCTGCCCCTGCAACGGCAAAATGCTTTGATTCAGACGGTGCTGCAACCCTTCGTCGCATTCCGTCGCGCTGATGCCGTAAAACTGTTCGGCCCCGAACGTCAGCCCGCGACGTTCGGCAATCTCATGGCCTTTCGCCAGCAAAACTTTCAGCAACGCACATAAATCTTCATCGCTCGGCCCACGGGCGTCGAGAGACAATTTCACCTGCCCCGCAATCACGTTCACCGCGCCGGGCTGACATTCCAGCGTGCCGACGGTCGCAACCAGATTGTGACCGGCGGAGGTAGTGATACTTTCGATCGCCAGCGTCCATTCGGCGGCGGCGGTCAGCGCATCCTGACGCTGCCCCATCGGCACGGTACCCGCGTGACCTGCATGGCCGGTGAACTGGCAGTTCAGGCGTCGGGCACCGTTTATCGCCGTCACCACACCAAGCGGCACATCCGCCGTTTGCAGGCACGGCCCCTGCTCGATATGCAATTCCAGATACGCGCAGAAATCGCCGACGGCGCGACGGGATGCGCCAATGTGCAGTGGCTCCAGCCCGACGTTAATCATCGCTTCGGCAACAGAAATCCCCTGTGCGTCCCGACGTTCCAGCCAGTCGGCGGGCCAGGTGCCGGTCAGCCCGCGACTGCCGAGCAGCGTGATACCAAAACGCGTGCCCTCTTCATCGCAGAATCCGACGACTTCTACCGCCATCGGCAGGCGGATGGCGTTCTGATGCAAATACGACACCACTTCCAGCGCCGTCAGTACGCCGAGCGGGCCGTCGTAGCGCCCCGCGTTACGCACGCTGTCGAGATGGGAGCCGAGCAGCAGCGCAGGCGCAGAAGGATCCCGTCCCTCATAGCGCCCGCAGATGTTGCCAACGCTGTCCTGCCAGACGCGCATTCCGGCGGCCACCATCCATTCGCCCACCAGATGGTTGGCCCGTAAATGTTCAGGCGACAGATAAACGCGGGTTAGCTGCTCCGGCGTTTCGCTGATAGCAGCCAGTGTGTCGCAGCGCGCCATCACCCGTTCGGCCGCCCGTGCGGCACTTTCGGATACCGCGGCCAGCGTTAAGGCTTCTGCCATTACTGACCTCCTGCGTAATGTTCCCACGCGGCCTGTGCGCCTGCGCCGTATTTCGACGCAAAGCCCAGACGGTTGAGCACGGCTTCCAGCGCCACCAGCGTCTGCAACACGCAGTCTTTGCGGGCGTTGTAGCCCATGGTGCCGATACGCCAGATTTTCCCAGCCAGCGGACCAAAGGAGGTGCCGATCTCAATGCTGAAATCGTTGAGCATCATCTGACGCACTTGTTCGCCGTGAATTCCTTGCGGAATGACCACGCCGAGCACGTTATTCATACGGTGATTCAGGTCGCCGAATACTTCCAGCCCCATCCCCTGAATCCCCGCCAGCAACGCGCCGCCGTGCAGTTTGTGGCGTGCGATGCTGTTATCCAGACCTTCTTCAAGGATGATGCGCGCACATTCGCGGGAGGCGAACAGCATGCTGGTGGCTTCGGTGTGGTGGTTCAGACGCTCCGGGCCCCAATAATCCATGATCATGCCCAGATCGAAATAGTTGGAGTAGATCATCTCCTCATCGCCGTCCGCGTGATCGGCGGTGCGGATCCCTTCTTCGACACATTTACGGCGGCGGATCTGTTCTTCAAAGCGCGGGCTGATGGTAACCGGCGAACTGCCGGACGGGCCACCGAGGCATTTTTGTAAACCGGCGGATACGGCGTCTAACCCCCACGCATCGGTTTCCATCGGGTTACCGCCGAACGAGGCCGTGGCGTCTGAATAGAACAGCACACCATGGCGGCGGCAGATGTCGCCCAGCTGTTCCAGCGGCTGTAACATGGTGGTCGAGGTGTCGCCCTGCACGGTCAACAGCCAGCGCGGTTTCACGGATTTAATGGCATCTTCGATTTGCTGCGGATCAAACACTTCGCCCCACGGCGCTTCAAGGGTGTGAACTTCGGCGCGGCAGCGACGGGCGATTTCACACAGCAGATGACCGAAACGGCCAAACACAGGCACCAGTACTTTGTCGCCCGGACGGATACCGGACAGCAGCACCGCTTCGATACCGGCGCGCGAGGTGCCGTCGATCAGGAACGTCCACTGGTTTTCGGTTTTATACAGCGCGCGGTACAGCGCCATGACTTCGTTCATGTAGCCGGTCATAACCGGGTCATATTGCCCGACCAGCTGGCTCGCCATCGCCCGCAGCACGCGAGGGTCAGCGTTGATCGGCCCCGGCCCCATCAGCAGACGGGTTGGCGGGTTGATTTGTCCGAGTGTTTTGATGTCCAGCATGATTGATCCTTAATAGGAAGTTCGTCAGACCGCAGCCTCATTCAGGCCGCGTACCGATGCGATAAATTGTTTTAACTCCGGAGTTTGCGGGTTGGCAAACAGCGCCCGGCTTTCGCCCTGTTCCCACACGGTGCCCTGATGCATAAACACCACGCGGTCGCCCACTTCGCGGGCAAAATTCATTTCGTGCGTCACCAGCACCAGCGTCATACCCTCTTTCGCCAGCTGCTCGAGCACTTTCAATACTTCGCCGACCAGTTCCGGATCGAGCGCCGAGGTGATTTCGTCACACAACAGCACTTTCGGATTCATCGCCAGCGCACGGGCGATCGCCACGCGTTGCTGCTGACCGCCGGAGAGGTTGGACGGGTAATAATCCATGCGATCCGCCAGACCGACTTTCGCCAGCATCTGCGCGGCCAGTTCACGGCATTCGGCGGCGGATTTTTTCAGCACCCGGCGCGGTGCGAGCATGACATTTTCCAGCGCGGTCATGTGCGGGAAAAGATTAAAGCTCTGGAACACCATGCCGACCGAACGGCTAATGTCACGCGCCTGCGAGTCGCGGTCGGTGATTGTCATTCCGCCAAGTTTGATGCTGCCGTCCTGATAGCCTTCCAGCCCGTTCATGCAGCGTAACAGCGTGCTTTTCCCGGAGCCGCTGCGGCCAATGATGGAGATCACTTCGCCGCTGTCGATGTCCAGATCCACGCCTTTCAGGACGTGATTCTGGCCGTAAAATTTTTGAACCTGATTAATTGTGATCAGCGGCATTATTGTTTATCTCCACGCAACGATTTTTCTAAATGCTGGCTATAACGCGACAGCGGATAACACATCAGGAAGTAGCCCAGCGCCACTAATCCGAACACTTTGAACGGCTCAAACGTCACGTTATTGAGCATCGTGCCCGCTTTGGTCAGCTCGACAAAACCGATAATCGACGCCAGCGCGGTACCTTTCACCACCTGAACGGAAAACCCAACGGTCGGCGCAATCGCGATGCGCAGCGCCTGCGGGGCGACCACGCGCCATAGCGTCTGACCAAAGTTCAGGCCAAGGCAGCGTGAGGCTTCCCACTGGCCCTTCGGCAGTGCAGCAATGCTGCCGCTCCAGATGTCCACCAGATAGGCGCTGGTATACAACGTCAGCGCCAGGGCTGCCGCCGTCCAGGGACTGACGTTGATACCAAACAAACCGAGGCCGAAGAACGCCAGAAACAGCTGCATCAGCAGCGGCGTGCCCTGAAAGAGTTCGGAATACAAACGCACAAACAACGACGGCCAGCGACGTTTGGTCAGGCGCATCAGCAGCAACGGCAGGGTGACCAGCGTGCCGCCGATGAAGGCGGTCAGCGAAAGCAGAATCGTCCAGCGCGCCGCCAGCAGCAGATTGCGCACAATGTCCCAGTCGGAGAACGTCATCATCAGTTTTCACTCCCAAAGAAGCGGCGTCCGGCCAGCAGCAATAACTGACGCATCGCAACCGACAGCAGTAAATAGAACAGCGTGGTGACCAGATACACTTCAAAACTGAGGAACGTGCGCGACTGAATGAGGTTGGCGGCGAACGTCAGTTCTTCATAGGACACCTGCGATACCACGGAAGAACCGAGCATCACGATAATGCACTGGCTGACCAGCGACGGGTAAATACGCTTGAGCGACGGTGGCAGGACGATGCGCAGAAATGTCTGGCTGCGGCTCAGCCCCAGCACGCGTCCCGCTTCCCACTGGCCTTTCGGCGTCACCTGAATTCCGGCGCGGATAATTTCGGTGCTATACGCGCCGAGGTTAATCAGCATCGCCAGCAGCGCCGCCTCGCCTGCGGTCATTTTCAGGCCAATGGCAGGCAGGCCAAATACGATGAAAAACAGCTGTACGACAAACGGCGTATTACGGATGGCTTCGACGTACACGCCCCACGCTGCGCGCAGGGTTTTATGGTTGCCGCAGCGAATGGCCGCGCCGCAAATCCCGATCGCGACGCCGCCAATCGTTGCCATCACCGTCAGCTCAATGGTGGTCCACAAACCAGCCAACAACTCCGGCATATACGGCCACAGCGCGCTAAAGTTAAGCTGATAGGTCATAAAAGATCCTCATCAAACTACTGGTTACGCGCCGATGGAAGCCGGCAGCGGAGCCTTCATCCATTTTTCGGACAACGTGTTCAGCGTCTTATCTTTCACGCCTTCGGCGATCAGTTCGTTCACTTTCGCTTTCAGTGCCGGTTCGTCTTTACGCAGGCCGACGAAACACGGTGAATCTTTCAGCATCACTTTCGATTCAGGAGCTTTGGCTGGATTCATACGGGCAATTGCCGCTACCACCAGGTTGCCGGTAGCAATGTATTCCACCTGACCGGACAGATATGCAGACAGCGTAGTGTTGTTATCTTCGTAACGCTGAATTTTGGCGTCTTTGGGTGCCACATCGGTCAGCGCCAGATCTTCCACCGCACCACGGGTTACGCCGATAGTTTTGCCAGAAAGCGCGCTCAGATCAGCCAGCTTGTCGCCCTTCGCGCCAAAAACGCCGAGAAAGAACGGGGCATAAGCGTTGCTGAAATCGATGACTTTCTCACGCTCGGCGTTTTTCCCGAGGCTGGAGATCACCAGATCCACTTTATCGGTTTGCAGATAAGGTACGCGGTTGGCGCTGGTGACCGGCACCAGTTGCAACTTAAGTTTCATCTTGTCGGCCAGATACTGCGCCATGTCGATGTCATACCCTTCAGGTTGCAAATCCTTGCCCACCGACCCAAACGGTGGGAAATCCTGCGGTACCGCCACGCGCAGTACGCCGCGCTTCTGAATATCCTGCAACTGATCGGCCATCACGCTGGATGCCTGAAGAACCAGCATTGCAGCACCAGCCCACGCCAACAGCCGTTTGTTCATGTTCATAGATTATCTCCGGTGAAAGGTTTTTGGAACGATAGATTCTTATAAACATGACTCTGCAACGAATGTGCCAAAAAAGATTCAATCGGGAAAATGTGGGAGAAGTCACGGTATGGCAAGGAAATATGGGGAAAAGGAACATTTGGCGGCCGCGTTTTTTGCCCTCCGGCAGGGCAAAAAGACGCGAAGAGAATCAATCGCAGCGCACCTTAACTGTGCGAAAGCACCAAAAAAGCGCCCTGTTTGAACCGGGATCGGGAATCAGCGCTGCTCGAGTTCGTCGAGATCGCCGTACAAATCGTTTATCTGATGAATTCGCTGACGGCCAGAGGCCAGCATCTCGTGCAGCAGCGCGTTGCTGAGTAAATTCGCCATACTCATCGCCGAGGAATAACTGTCGAATGCCGACACGCTGTCGAGTGGCGTCGCCAGATGCCATGTCGCCAGCGAAGTCAGCGTCTGTGCCTGTGGTTCGCATAAAAGCAGCACCGGCACGCCCAGCGTTTGTAACTGCGTGAGGATTGCCTTCGCCATACGCGGTCTGCGGCGAAACGCGACGAAAATCACCACGTCCTGCGCGGTCAGATCCACCAGCTCTTCCGCCAGCGTCTGCCCCGGCTGTGGCATCATCACCACGCCCGGCCGTACCTGAATCAGCTGCTGGCGCAGGTGCAGCGCCACCGGATAGCTGTTGCGAAAACCTAACAGACGCACCTGTCGCGCCTGGCTCAGCGCGGCGGT comes from the Enterobacteriaceae bacterium Kacie_13 genome and includes:
- the hpxK gene encoding allantoate amidohydrolase; this encodes MAEALTLAAVSESAARAAERVMARCDTLAAISETPEQLTRVYLSPEHLRANHLVGEWMVAAGMRVWQDSVGNICGRYEGRDPSAPALLLGSHLDSVRNAGRYDGPLGVLTALEVVSYLHQNAIRLPMAVEVVGFCDEEGTRFGITLLGSRGLTGTWPADWLERRDAQGISVAEAMINVGLEPLHIGASRRAVGDFCAYLELHIEQGPCLQTADVPLGVVTAINGARRLNCQFTGHAGHAGTVPMGQRQDALTAAAEWTLAIESITTSAGHNLVATVGTLECQPGAVNVIAGQVKLSLDARGPSDEDLCALLKVLLAKGHEIAERRGLTFGAEQFYGISATECDEGLQHRLNQSILPLQGQAMSLPSGAGHDAIAIAECWPVGMLFVRCKDGISHHPDESVTTGDVAFAVQAYINTVLSFGDGHL
- a CDS encoding aminotransferase class V-fold PLP-dependent enzyme, which encodes MLDIKTLGQINPPTRLLMGPGPINADPRVLRAMASQLVGQYDPVMTGYMNEVMALYRALYKTENQWTFLIDGTSRAGIEAVLLSGIRPGDKVLVPVFGRFGHLLCEIARRCRAEVHTLEAPWGEVFDPQQIEDAIKSVKPRWLLTVQGDTSTTMLQPLEQLGDICRRHGVLFYSDATASFGGNPMETDAWGLDAVSAGLQKCLGGPSGSSPVTISPRFEEQIRRRKCVEEGIRTADHADGDEEMIYSNYFDLGMIMDYWGPERLNHHTEATSMLFASRECARIILEEGLDNSIARHKLHGGALLAGIQGMGLEVFGDLNHRMNNVLGVVIPQGIHGEQVRQMMLNDFSIEIGTSFGPLAGKIWRIGTMGYNARKDCVLQTLVALEAVLNRLGFASKYGAGAQAAWEHYAGGQ
- a CDS encoding ABC transporter permease subunit (The N-terminal region of this protein, as described by TIGR01726, is a three transmembrane segment that identifies a subfamily of ABC transporter permease subunits, which specificities that include histidine, arginine, glutamine, glutamate, L-cystine (sic), the opines (in Agrobacterium) octopine and nopaline, etc.), which translates into the protein MTYQLNFSALWPYMPELLAGLWTTIELTVMATIGGVAIGICGAAIRCGNHKTLRAAWGVYVEAIRNTPFVVQLFFIVFGLPAIGLKMTAGEAALLAMLINLGAYSTEIIRAGIQVTPKGQWEAGRVLGLSRSQTFLRIVLPPSLKRIYPSLVSQCIIVMLGSSVVSQVSYEELTFAANLIQSRTFLSFEVYLVTTLFYLLLSVAMRQLLLLAGRRFFGSEN
- the uraD gene encoding 2-oxo-4-hydroxy-4-carboxy-5-ureidoimidazoline decarboxylase, whose product is MTLEEFNALSEFEAVALLRPLVNIPAWAKQVSDARPYSSTDRLMQCADAACQHWQAADITQALSAHPRIGERAGGSSKEAQLSRGEQATLNISHQDIIDALHEGNQRYEQRFGRVFLIRAKGRRSEEILENLQRRLQNSPETESQETAQQLKEITLLRLKEIFSHD
- a CDS encoding SIS domain-containing protein translates to MKQIDERLRDHYPALTPQEQRVADFIFASIDDLMSYNSAELARLSGVSKATVSRLFKRLGYPSYRDMRDEMRTLRQSGMPLTDSRDAVQGNTLLSRHYKQEMANLTQWINQIDGTEFSALTAALSQARQVRLLGFRNSYPVALHLRQQLIQVRPGVVMMPQPGQTLAEELVDLTAQDVVIFVAFRRRPRMAKAILTQLQTLGVPVLLLCEPQAQTLTSLATWHLATPLDSVSAFDSYSSAMSMANLLSNALLHEMLASGRQRIHQINDLYGDLDELEQR
- a CDS encoding ATP-binding cassette domain-containing protein gives rise to the protein MPLITINQVQKFYGQNHVLKGVDLDIDSGEVISIIGRSGSGKSTLLRCMNGLEGYQDGSIKLGGMTITDRDSQARDISRSVGMVFQSFNLFPHMTALENVMLAPRRVLKKSAAECRELAAQMLAKVGLADRMDYYPSNLSGGQQQRVAIARALAMNPKVLLCDEITSALDPELVGEVLKVLEQLAKEGMTLVLVTHEMNFAREVGDRVVFMHQGTVWEQGESRALFANPQTPELKQFIASVRGLNEAAV
- a CDS encoding ABC transporter permease subunit (The N-terminal region of this protein, as described by TIGR01726, is a three transmembrane segment that identifies a subfamily of ABC transporter permease subunits, which specificities that include histidine, arginine, glutamine, glutamate, L-cystine (sic), the opines (in Agrobacterium) octopine and nopaline, etc.) gives rise to the protein MTFSDWDIVRNLLLAARWTILLSLTAFIGGTLVTLPLLLMRLTKRRWPSLFVRLYSELFQGTPLLMQLFLAFFGLGLFGINVSPWTAAALALTLYTSAYLVDIWSGSIAALPKGQWEASRCLGLNFGQTLWRVVAPQALRIAIAPTVGFSVQVVKGTALASIIGFVELTKAGTMLNNVTFEPFKVFGLVALGYFLMCYPLSRYSQHLEKSLRGDKQ
- the uraH gene encoding hydroxyisourate hydrolase; translated protein: MTKITTHILDTSLGQPAASVRIWLEKIDGQNITRISETQTDADGRAAKLTPDAVPSGHYRLCADIGAYFAATGRETLYCSAIIDVLIAGDQDHYHLPLLISPYSYSTYRGS
- a CDS encoding transporter substrate-binding domain-containing protein — translated: MNMNKRLLAWAGAAMLVLQASSVMADQLQDIQKRGVLRVAVPQDFPPFGSVGKDLQPEGYDIDMAQYLADKMKLKLQLVPVTSANRVPYLQTDKVDLVISSLGKNAEREKVIDFSNAYAPFFLGVFGAKGDKLADLSALSGKTIGVTRGAVEDLALTDVAPKDAKIQRYEDNNTTLSAYLSGQVEYIATGNLVVAAIARMNPAKAPESKVMLKDSPCFVGLRKDEPALKAKVNELIAEGVKDKTLNTLSEKWMKAPLPASIGA